From the bacterium genome, the window GATTGTGCAGAATGTCACGCCTTATTCAGCCACAATCTCTTGGTGGACAGATGAAGAAGATAGTGGGAGGATTATCTATTCGGATGGGAAGCAAACATTAGAGGCTCAATCTCGGCGTGGAACATTTCAGAAGGTCAGATTGACAAATCTAAAACCATCCACTCTCTATACATATCGTTTGGAGGGGAACGGCTATAGCGCAGGACCATTTTCCTTCCGCACCGCTCCTTTGGGATTCAAACGCTTCCGATTTGTTGTTTACGGCGATACGAGAACGCAGGACGATGTTCATAGGGTGGTTTTGAGAGCGATAGTGAAGCACAAACCCGAGCTAGCCCTAAACACCGGCGACCTCGTTGCGGATGGGAGGGTATTGGAGCTGTGGAAGAATTTCTACTCCATCTCCACAATCTTGGCTTCCTCGGTCCCGCTCTACACCGTTTTGGGAAATCACGAGAAGAATTCTCGCTTTTACTTCCGCTTCCTTTCCCTTCCGGGAAACGAGAGATACTATTCATTTAACTGGGGAGATTGCCATTTCGTAGCCCTTGATAGCAATGAGCCCTATCTAAGCGACAAAGCCCAGTTGAAATGGCTTGAAGAGGATTTGGAAAGAAATAAAAATGCCCGATTTATAATCGTATTCTTCCATCACCCCGCCCATACTCTTGTTAAAGATAGAACAAGTTTTGCGGAAAAAGTTAGACAGACTCTCTGCCCGATTCTGGAGAGATATAGGGTGAGCGTGGTATTCAATGGACATGACCACAACTATCAGCATTTCCTCATAAACGGAATTCATCATATAGTAACGGGAGGCGGAGGAGCGCCGCTTTACGATATATCCTCCCCCGATAAATACACGATAAAAGCGGAGAAAACCCATAACTATCTAATCTGCGATGTTGAGGAGGATAGAATAGTATTGCGGGCTTATAGACTTGATGGCTCCTTGCTGGATGAGACGGTTATCAAGCCGAGAATCAAGGTCGGTCCGCCTTTCATTGAGAAGTTTCCCCAAATACAATTTTGGAAAAGACCGAAGGTCGTCAGTAAGCCTAAATAGGTGAAGGGATTCACTTTTAAAAAAGCTTGTGAGTATTTGGACAATCTGTCCCGTCTGGGAATCAGGATGGGGTTGGAGAATATCGGGAGGTTGATGGAGCTCTTGGGTCATCCGGAGAGGGCTTTCAAGGCTATTCATATAGGTGGGACCGTAGGGAAAGGCTCAACTGCCCATCTCGTTGCCTCAATTTTGAAGGAGGCGGGTTTTAAAACGGGACTTTTCACCTCTCCTCATATCTACGATGTTCGGGAGAGATTCAGGATAAATGGCGAGATGATTGGGATGAGGGAGTTCACCTCCCTTATTTGGGAGATAAAAAATAATATTGAGGTTATTGGGGATTTCCATCCTACTCAATTTGAGGTGCATACCGCTTTGGCTTTCCTCTGGTTCGCCCAAAGGGGATGCGATTTCGGGGTGATTGAAGTGGGGTTAGGCGGGAGGCTGGATGCGACAAATGTGCTCTCGCCCGCTCTTACAATCATAACAGATATCGGGATTGACCACACAGACCTTCTTGGCTCAACGATTGAGGAGATAGCGAGGGAGAAGGGAGGGATAATAAAGGAGGGGGTTCCGCTTCTCACATCGGCTGAGGGGAAGGCGTTGGAGGTTTTGAGGGGGATTTGCGAG encodes:
- a CDS encoding metallophosphoesterase family protein, with the protein product MTMFYESKGKSFARSKFILLCLLLFALTGFSLDLKGPIVQNVTPYSATISWWTDEEDSGRIIYSDGKQTLEAQSRRGTFQKVRLTNLKPSTLYTYRLEGNGYSAGPFSFRTAPLGFKRFRFVVYGDTRTQDDVHRVVLRAIVKHKPELALNTGDLVADGRVLELWKNFYSISTILASSVPLYTVLGNHEKNSRFYFRFLSLPGNERYYSFNWGDCHFVALDSNEPYLSDKAQLKWLEEDLERNKNARFIIVFFHHPAHTLVKDRTSFAEKVRQTLCPILERYRVSVVFNGHDHNYQHFLINGIHHIVTGGGGAPLYDISSPDKYTIKAEKTHNYLICDVEEDRIVLRAYRLDGSLLDETVIKPRIKVGPPFIEKFPQIQFWKRPKVVSKPK
- a CDS encoding bifunctional folylpolyglutamate synthase/dihydrofolate synthase; the protein is MKGFTFKKACEYLDNLSRLGIRMGLENIGRLMELLGHPERAFKAIHIGGTVGKGSTAHLVASILKEAGFKTGLFTSPHIYDVRERFRINGEMIGMREFTSLIWEIKNNIEVIGDFHPTQFEVHTALAFLWFAQRGCDFGVIEVGLGGRLDATNVLSPALTIITDIGIDHTDLLGSTIEEIAREKGGIIKEGVPLLTSAEGKALEVLRGICEERGARIFPLGGEIFWEEKDGLTVRSPWGEIRRIRSGLKGRHQKKNIALAVSAGLYLGCPEWAIREGVRKTRIKGRFEIVGRNPKIVLDGAHNPPSMKALREAIDKYFPKREIVLVMGMLRDKPIEDTMREIVPYARMVFITPPPSERSADLKDLVMIARQFNENVVGVEDNVEALKMAIDRAKEGDVVVVTGSFYLLGALGNIRRLLKN